A window from Deinococcus aquiradiocola encodes these proteins:
- a CDS encoding dipeptidase, with translation MTALTDVLDTLASRADDSLADLQAFAAIPSVSAVPAHAQDMERACRWLMERLQAAGPLTTERWATPGHPAVYAEWLGAPGQPTMLVYGHYDVQPPDPLDEWQSPPFTPTVRDGRVYGRGVSDDKGPLLIAVQAIGAWFSVTGRLPVNVKLLFEGEEEVGSRHLPDLVRANADRLRADFVLSADGGMWSAEHPSLTVRARGLTALEFTVTGPATDLHSGRHGGSVHNPLHAISELVAGLHDRAGRVTVDGFYDGVQDRPPHERDAVRRLPFHDDAYLAQTGAPAVHGEAGYSTLERQWDRPTLEVNGLWGGYTGEGSKTVLPSRAHAKLSARLVPGQDPDRVRTLIETHLRTHTPPGVTLDLREAAHGARAYAVPHDLPGLQVARDVLTDLYGQPPLEVGMGGSIPILQTFQEVLGLHTVFFSFAVGDEDIHAPNEFFRLHRIQEGQRAWASYLARLARPEDHPA, from the coding sequence GTGACGGCCCTCACGGACGTCCTCGACACGCTGGCCTCGCGCGCCGACGACTCGCTCGCGGACCTGCAGGCGTTCGCCGCCATTCCCAGCGTGAGTGCCGTACCTGCCCACGCGCAGGACATGGAACGCGCCTGCCGGTGGCTCATGGAGAGGCTGCAGGCCGCCGGGCCGCTCACCACCGAACGCTGGGCCACGCCCGGTCACCCGGCCGTGTACGCGGAGTGGCTCGGCGCGCCGGGTCAGCCGACGATGCTCGTGTACGGGCATTACGACGTGCAGCCGCCCGATCCGCTGGACGAGTGGCAGAGCCCGCCCTTCACGCCCACCGTACGGGACGGCCGCGTGTACGGGCGCGGCGTCAGCGACGACAAGGGACCGCTCCTGATCGCGGTGCAGGCCATCGGCGCGTGGTTCAGCGTGACGGGACGGCTGCCCGTCAACGTCAAACTGCTGTTCGAGGGCGAGGAGGAGGTCGGCAGCCGCCACCTGCCGGACCTCGTGCGCGCCAACGCCGACCGGCTCCGGGCGGACTTCGTGCTCAGCGCCGACGGCGGCATGTGGAGCGCCGAGCACCCCTCCCTCACCGTCCGGGCGCGCGGCCTGACCGCGCTGGAGTTCACGGTCACCGGTCCCGCCACGGACCTGCACTCCGGACGGCACGGCGGCAGCGTCCACAACCCCCTGCACGCCATCAGCGAACTCGTCGCGGGCCTGCACGACCGCGCCGGACGCGTCACCGTGGACGGCTTCTACGACGGCGTTCAGGACCGCCCGCCGCATGAGCGTGACGCGGTGCGCAGGCTTCCCTTCCACGACGACGCGTACCTCGCGCAGACCGGCGCGCCCGCCGTGCACGGCGAGGCCGGGTACAGCACCCTCGAACGCCAGTGGGACCGCCCGACCCTCGAAGTGAACGGCCTGTGGGGCGGGTACACCGGCGAGGGCAGCAAGACCGTCCTCCCCAGCCGCGCGCACGCGAAGCTCAGTGCCCGACTCGTGCCGGGCCAGGACCCGGACCGCGTCCGGACCCTGATCGAGACGCACCTGCGGACGCACACCCCGCCCGGCGTGACGCTCGACCTGCGGGAGGCCGCGCACGGCGCGCGCGCGTACGCCGTGCCGCACGACCTGCCGGGCCTGCAGGTGGCGAGGGACGTGCTCACGGACCTGTACGGGCAGCCGCCCCTGGAGGTCGGGATGGGCGGCAGCATCCCGATCCTGCAGACCTTCCAGGAGGTGCTGGGCCTGCACACGGTGTTCTTCAGCTTCGCGGTCGGCGACGAGGACATCCACGCTCCGAACGAATTTTTCCGCCTGCACCGCATTCAGGAGGGCCAGCGCGCCTGGGCGTCGTACCTCGCCCGGCTTGCCCGCCCGGAGGACCACCCGGCATGA
- a CDS encoding SDR family NAD(P)-dependent oxidoreductase, which produces MKFDFAGQRVLVTGGAHGFGRAISLAFARSGAQVWTCDTNAGGLTQTAVLAEQGGLPLRTRTVDVGDRAAVQALVAEVTADGGPLDVLVNNAGGVLGQVGRPIEEISEADWHALFRVNVDGAFYFAQAAAPHMKRQGRGRIVNISSGAGLGVSLTGIQAYASAKAAQIGLTRQLAHELGRHGITVNTVAPGFVRSNPTTERQWESYGEDGQRRLLDGIALRRLGTADDIANAVMFFASPAADWVTGQVLSVDGGR; this is translated from the coding sequence GTGAAGTTCGACTTCGCCGGGCAGCGCGTCCTCGTGACGGGCGGCGCGCACGGCTTCGGGCGCGCCATCAGCCTCGCCTTCGCGCGCAGCGGCGCGCAGGTCTGGACCTGCGACACCAACGCGGGCGGCCTGACGCAGACGGCCGTCCTCGCGGAACAGGGAGGTCTGCCGCTGCGGACGCGTACCGTGGACGTGGGTGACCGCGCGGCCGTGCAGGCCCTCGTGGCCGAGGTGACGGCGGACGGGGGCCCCCTCGACGTGCTCGTGAACAACGCGGGCGGTGTGCTCGGCCAGGTGGGTCGGCCGATCGAGGAGATCAGCGAAGCCGACTGGCATGCCCTCTTCCGCGTGAACGTGGACGGCGCGTTCTACTTCGCGCAGGCGGCCGCCCCGCACATGAAACGCCAGGGGCGCGGCCGGATCGTGAACATCTCCTCCGGCGCGGGCCTCGGCGTGAGCCTGACCGGCATTCAGGCGTACGCGAGCGCCAAGGCCGCGCAGATTGGCCTGACCCGCCAGCTCGCGCACGAACTCGGCCGGCACGGCATCACCGTGAACACCGTCGCGCCGGGCTTCGTGCGCAGCAACCCCACCACCGAACGCCAGTGGGAGAGTTACGGCGAGGACGGTCAGCGCCGCCTGCTGGACGGCATCGCCCTGCGGCGCCTGGGCACGGCGGACGACATCGCGAACGCCGTGATGTTCTTCGCCTCGCCCGCCGCCGACTGGGTGACGGGCCAGGTGCTCAGCGTGGACGGCGGCCGGTGA
- a CDS encoding ketopantoate reductase family protein, translating into MTSPQEVLVWGAGAIGGTIGAYLARSGTRVTFVDRDPAHVDAIRTSGLHVTGPIEDFTVQAPAFLPQDVKGTWDTVLLCTKAQDTRDAAQALAPHLRPDGVVVSVQNGLNPLTLNDVLGEVRVMGSFVNFGADYLSPGTVTYGGRGAVVIGEQDGTLTDRARALHAMLLTFDDRAVLSGNIYGYLWSKLGYGALLFATAVTNDGIADALARPEDRDLYVELGREVLRVALAQGVTPEAFNGFDPAAFLPHATRTQAEASLDDMVAFNRRSAKTHSGIWRDLAVRRRRTEVDAQLGWVVHFGTRLGVPTPLTTHLTRLIHEIEDGQRELTHGNLQDLKASLPARAGDA; encoded by the coding sequence GTGACGTCCCCGCAGGAGGTGCTGGTGTGGGGGGCGGGCGCGATCGGCGGAACGATCGGCGCGTACCTCGCCCGGAGCGGCACGCGCGTCACCTTCGTGGACCGCGACCCGGCGCACGTGGACGCCATCCGGACGTCCGGCCTGCACGTCACGGGCCCCATCGAGGACTTCACGGTGCAGGCCCCCGCGTTTCTGCCGCAGGACGTGAAGGGCACGTGGGACACCGTCCTGCTCTGCACGAAGGCGCAGGACACCCGGGACGCCGCACAGGCCCTCGCGCCGCACCTGCGCCCGGACGGGGTGGTGGTGAGCGTCCAGAATGGCCTGAATCCCCTGACCCTCAACGACGTGCTCGGTGAGGTGCGCGTGATGGGCAGTTTCGTGAACTTCGGCGCGGACTACCTGTCGCCCGGGACCGTCACGTACGGCGGGCGGGGCGCCGTCGTGATCGGCGAGCAGGACGGCACCCTCACGGACCGCGCGCGCGCCCTGCACGCCATGCTGCTCACCTTCGACGACCGCGCCGTGCTGAGCGGCAACATCTACGGCTACCTCTGGAGCAAGCTCGGGTACGGCGCGCTGCTCTTCGCGACGGCCGTCACGAACGACGGTATCGCCGACGCGCTCGCCCGCCCGGAGGACCGCGACCTGTACGTGGAACTCGGCCGGGAGGTGCTGCGCGTCGCGCTCGCGCAGGGCGTCACGCCGGAAGCGTTCAACGGCTTCGACCCGGCCGCGTTCCTGCCGCACGCCACGCGCACGCAGGCCGAGGCGAGCCTGGACGACATGGTGGCCTTCAACCGCCGCAGCGCCAAGACGCACAGCGGCATCTGGCGGGACCTCGCCGTCCGCAGGCGCCGCACCGAGGTGGACGCGCAACTCGGGTGGGTGGTGCACTTTGGCACGCGGCTCGGCGTGCCCACCCCGCTCACCACGCACCTCACGCGCCTCATCCACGAGATCGAGGACGGCCAGCGCGAACTGACGCACGGGAACCTGCAGGACCTGAAGGCGTCCCTTCCCGCCCGCGCGGGGGACGCGTGA
- a CDS encoding creatininase family protein, translated as MPPIRELNWLQVETYLQSDDRCILPLGSTEQHAYLSLCVDNILPERLALEAAAPGGVPVFPVLPYGVTPYFRAYPGSVTLRVQTYLMVVRDVLDGLYEQGFRRILIVNGHGGNTPAQGFTAEWMADHPGARVKFHNWWNAPRTWAKVQATDTNASHASWMENFPWTRLPGVTMPDTEKPALDLDRLRLLAPQELRAYLGDGNYGGRYERPDADMQAIWDEAVLETRALLDGGWGE; from the coding sequence ATGCCCCCCATCCGTGAACTGAACTGGCTGCAGGTCGAGACGTACCTGCAATCCGACGACCGCTGCATCCTCCCGCTCGGCAGCACCGAGCAGCACGCGTACCTGTCGCTGTGCGTCGACAACATCCTCCCGGAACGTCTGGCGCTGGAAGCGGCCGCGCCGGGCGGCGTGCCGGTCTTCCCGGTCCTGCCGTACGGCGTCACACCGTACTTCCGGGCGTACCCCGGCAGTGTCACGCTGCGCGTGCAGACGTACCTGATGGTGGTCCGTGACGTGCTGGACGGCCTGTACGAGCAGGGCTTCCGCCGCATCCTGATCGTCAACGGGCACGGCGGCAACACGCCCGCGCAGGGCTTCACGGCCGAATGGATGGCCGACCATCCCGGCGCGCGCGTGAAGTTCCACAACTGGTGGAACGCGCCCCGCACCTGGGCGAAGGTCCAGGCGACCGACACGAACGCCAGCCACGCCTCGTGGATGGAGAACTTCCCGTGGACGCGCCTGCCGGGCGTCACCATGCCGGACACCGAGAAGCCCGCGCTGGACCTCGACCGGCTGCGGCTCCTCGCCCCCCAGGAACTCCGCGCGTACCTCGGGGACGGCAACTACGGCGGCCGCTACGAACGGCCTGACGCGGACATGCAGGCCATCTGGGACGAGGCGGTCCTCGAGACGCGCGCCCTGCTGGACGGCGGGTGGGGCGAGTGA
- a CDS encoding GntR family transcriptional regulator yields the protein MPASEPPQANPAHANAQTPVIPKFHIDRTLAIPVGVQLRGQIEYGIAGGEILRGSRLPSVRELAQDLGVAHMTVVQVYKDLLALGLIVTYPGRGTFVTDAPRTDNADLGPLRRLLESTVRQAEAAGYTLRQVSDVLAVLASRAGGAPRPGVEVVLVGLFLDATSAYARTLQDALPSGDAVHALTLEDLRTEAGRSRAAGADVVLALAHRLAETRALLPGTPIIPVNFIPSDTTRQALAVLNPMIRLAVIATFEEFLPTFLAGVKRFAPHVTEIRATHVHAPDLHALLQWCDEAVYATGSELVGSLTRKPTFEYRHTIDPRDIEQLVLPAVQARHLPLPPDPGA from the coding sequence ATGCCCGCCTCAGAACCCCCTCAAGCGAATCCCGCCCACGCGAACGCCCAGACCCCGGTCATCCCGAAATTCCACATTGACCGGACGCTCGCCATCCCGGTCGGCGTGCAACTGCGCGGGCAGATCGAGTACGGCATCGCGGGCGGGGAGATCCTGCGCGGTTCTCGCCTCCCGAGCGTCCGGGAACTCGCGCAGGACCTCGGCGTGGCGCACATGACGGTCGTGCAGGTGTACAAGGACCTCCTCGCCCTCGGGCTGATCGTCACGTACCCGGGCCGCGGAACCTTCGTGACGGACGCGCCCCGGACCGACAACGCCGACCTCGGCCCGCTGCGCCGCCTGCTGGAAAGCACGGTCCGGCAGGCCGAGGCGGCCGGGTACACGCTGCGGCAGGTGAGCGACGTGCTGGCGGTCCTCGCGTCCCGCGCGGGCGGCGCGCCCCGGCCCGGCGTGGAGGTCGTGCTCGTCGGCCTGTTCCTCGACGCGACGAGCGCGTACGCCCGCACCCTGCAGGACGCGCTGCCCTCCGGGGACGCCGTGCACGCCCTGACGCTCGAAGACCTGCGCACCGAGGCGGGCCGCTCGCGCGCCGCGGGCGCGGACGTGGTCCTGGCCCTCGCGCACCGCCTCGCGGAGACGCGCGCGCTGCTGCCCGGCACGCCCATCATTCCCGTGAATTTCATTCCGTCCGACACCACCCGGCAGGCGCTGGCGGTCCTGAATCCCATGATCCGCCTCGCCGTAATCGCCACCTTCGAGGAGTTCCTCCCGACCTTCCTGGCGGGCGTGAAACGTTTCGCGCCGCACGTCACCGAGATTCGCGCGACGCACGTGCACGCGCCGGACCTGCACGCCCTGCTGCAGTGGTGCGACGAGGCCGTGTACGCCACCGGTTCCGAACTCGTGGGCAGCCTCACCCGGAAGCCCACCTTCGAGTACCGGCACACCATCGACCCGAGGGACATCGAGCAGCTCGTGCTTCCCGCCGTGCAGGCCCGACACCTCCCCCTCCCCCCCGACCCTGGAGCGTGA
- a CDS encoding ABC transporter ATP-binding protein, whose amino-acid sequence MTAVPSPIPPRGPATPPTPDAAPLLSVRGLTKTFPVRQGLLDRWRGQPRAAVQALTDVQLDVRRGETLGIVGESGCGKSTLARTLVRLMPADRGSVTYAGTDVLALQGPALRRYHRQVQMIFQDPYSSLNPRMTVGQVLREALTVHRLRPPHEIPARVTELLNLVGLPPEAAGRLPHEFSGGQRQRVGIARALALEPECLIADELVSALDVSVQAQVVNLLLELQTRLQLTVLFVAHDLRLVQHLSHRVAVMYLGRVVEIADTETLFSAPSHPYTQGLLAAAPGLDPTRRRAQPAIVGELPSPLRVPSGCAFRTRCPHAFARCETERPELRARTDGQQVACHLDTPPLPEETRTARP is encoded by the coding sequence ATGACCGCCGTGCCCTCCCCCATCCCGCCGCGCGGCCCGGCCACCCCGCCGACCCCGGACGCGGCCCCCCTGCTGTCCGTGCGCGGCCTCACCAAGACCTTCCCCGTCCGGCAGGGCCTGCTGGACCGCTGGCGCGGCCAGCCCCGCGCGGCCGTTCAGGCGCTCACGGACGTGCAGCTGGACGTGCGGCGCGGCGAGACGCTCGGCATCGTCGGCGAGAGCGGCTGCGGCAAGAGCACCCTCGCCCGGACGCTGGTGCGCCTGATGCCGGCCGACCGGGGCAGCGTCACGTACGCCGGAACGGACGTGCTCGCCCTGCAGGGCCCTGCGCTGCGCCGGTACCACCGGCAGGTGCAGATGATCTTCCAGGACCCGTACTCCAGCCTCAACCCGCGCATGACGGTCGGACAGGTGCTGCGCGAGGCACTGACCGTGCACCGCCTGCGCCCCCCCCATGAAATTCCCGCGCGCGTCACCGAACTGCTGAACCTGGTGGGCCTCCCCCCCGAGGCGGCCGGGCGGCTCCCGCACGAGTTCTCGGGCGGGCAGCGGCAGCGCGTCGGGATCGCCCGCGCGCTCGCACTGGAACCCGAGTGCCTCATCGCGGACGAACTCGTGTCGGCGCTCGACGTGTCGGTGCAGGCGCAGGTGGTGAACCTGCTGCTGGAACTGCAGACGCGCCTGCAGCTCACCGTGCTGTTCGTCGCGCACGACCTGCGCCTCGTGCAGCACCTGTCGCACCGCGTGGCCGTCATGTACCTGGGGCGCGTGGTGGAGATCGCCGACACGGAGACGCTCTTCAGCGCGCCGAGCCACCCGTACACGCAGGGCCTGCTGGCGGCCGCACCGGGCCTCGATCCCACCCGCCGCCGCGCCCAGCCGGCCATCGTGGGGGAACTTCCCAGCCCGCTGCGCGTCCCGAGCGGCTGCGCCTTCCGGACCCGCTGCCCGCACGCCTTCGCGCGCTGCGAGACGGAACGCCCCGAACTGCGCGCCCGTACGGACGGTCAGCAGGTCGCCTGCCACCTGGACACCCCCCCGCTCCCTGAGGAGACACGGACGGCCCGGCCGTGA
- a CDS encoding ABC transporter ATP-binding protein: protein MTAPVTGADGPLLQVQDLNVHLPTPRGELHAVRGVSFDLRPGEVLGLVGESGSGKSVTLRALLRLHPRGTRLSGRVTYAGQDLLTLPDARLRGVRGGQISMIFQEPMSALNPVLTVGEQIRENLREHTRLRGRDAMDRAAELLDLTGIPSPRARLQDYPHQFSGGMRQRAMIAIALASEPKLLLADEPTTALDVTIQDQILRLLLKLRDELGMSVVLVTHDLGVVAQTCDRVAVMYGGRLMETAPVTPLFTHPLHAYTSGLLRSLPDGGSGAHRQPLQPIPGSPPDLRALPAGCAFSPRCTFVTDACRVAEPPLVPVAPGHASACIHHDRLPPLQGQA, encoded by the coding sequence GTGACTGCTCCGGTCACGGGCGCGGACGGTCCGCTGCTGCAGGTGCAGGACCTCAACGTGCACCTGCCCACCCCGCGCGGCGAACTGCACGCGGTGCGCGGCGTGAGCTTCGACCTGCGGCCCGGCGAGGTGCTCGGCCTGGTCGGCGAGAGCGGCAGCGGCAAGAGCGTCACGCTGCGCGCCCTGCTGCGCCTGCACCCGCGCGGCACCCGCCTGAGCGGGCGGGTCACGTACGCCGGGCAGGACCTGCTGACCCTGCCGGACGCCCGGCTGCGCGGCGTGCGCGGCGGGCAGATCAGCATGATCTTCCAGGAGCCGATGAGCGCCCTGAATCCCGTCCTGACGGTCGGCGAGCAGATCCGCGAGAACCTGCGCGAGCACACCCGCCTGCGCGGGCGGGACGCCATGGACCGCGCGGCGGAACTGCTGGACCTGACCGGCATCCCGAGCCCGCGCGCCCGCCTGCAGGACTACCCGCACCAGTTCTCGGGCGGGATGCGGCAGCGGGCGATGATCGCCATCGCGCTCGCGTCCGAACCGAAACTGCTGCTGGCGGACGAACCCACCACCGCGCTCGACGTGACCATTCAGGATCAGATCCTGCGGCTCCTGTTGAAGCTGCGTGACGAACTCGGGATGAGTGTCGTGCTCGTCACGCACGATCTGGGCGTCGTCGCGCAGACCTGCGACCGGGTCGCCGTGATGTACGGCGGGCGATTGATGGAGACGGCGCCCGTCACGCCGCTCTTCACGCACCCGCTGCACGCGTACACGTCTGGCCTGCTGCGCAGCCTGCCGGACGGCGGGAGCGGCGCGCACCGGCAGCCGCTGCAGCCGATCCCCGGCAGCCCGCCGGACCTGCGGGCCCTGCCTGCCGGGTGCGCCTTCTCCCCGCGCTGCACCTTCGTCACGGACGCCTGCCGGGTGGCGGAACCGCCGCTCGTGCCGGTCGCGCCGGGGCACGCGAGCGCCTGCATTCACCACGACCGCCTCCCGCCGCTGCAGGGGCAGGCATGA